The Leishmania donovani BPK282A1 complete genome, chromosome 10 genomic interval CTTAATAGTGATGGAAGTGATAGCGACGATGAGCACACAGATGGAGAGCTGCGTGAGAGATCCACAGAATGCCTACACGAGAAACCTCACGAGACTCTTCAATACCTGCTATGCCCTTGCGggcgtgtacgtgtgggTGTATGATGGGTGAAAGGCacctttcttttcttgtgCTCTCACTTTCAGCCGCTCGTcgacagacacgcacccgcacgcagagagacggagagaatTACGCGCGCAGAGCAGTAGACCAGACTTCCGTCAGTTAGGTGAGTGACGCCTCTGCCGCGTGCCTTTCTTACGTGTTTGAAAGGGCGTgcctttcttttcccttgCACTGAGCTACGCGATGGTGACGCCACAGCCGCAAGCAACCCGCGCCACTGTGGCGCCACAACAGGAGGTGCCGTAAGCGTCACTGTACGTGAGATGCCTGAAGAAAGGACAAACCACGCGCGTGGcgtgggggagagggagggagggggtacTTGCAGTAGCAcacggcacacacgcaatgCCACTAATAAGGTAAAAAAACGGGGGAGAGGCACACTAATCGTTACGCCCACCCAaccgcacacccacccacacacacaggcacgggCACACGACCGCACACGTCCGTATTGCCCACGCAGTTCTCCGCCTGTTTCTTGCGTCTTGCTGACCGTCACGCGCGTGCCTTTGTGCGTCGGCAACCTCCTCTCGTCACACCTCAGGCGTGGGTGCGGCCCCCCAAAATAGGAACGGCGCGTCTGGGGaaggagtggggggggggaggtgcgAGCCTCAAATAAAGCAAAACGAAAGATGGAtgagtggggaggagggggagggggagggcaacaGCCGCCGTAACTCACCAGTAAGTCGAAGGCCGCACCACTGCGCGTATGTGAGTGCGAGCGTGTGCTGGTGGTTGGAGGGTGAAGAGGAAAATAGTCTGTGACGTGCCCTTTGGCTTGTAGTTTTCCCATATGGTGTTCGCTTTCTTGCGCTTCGTATTCCTTCGCGCGGCCAAGGGATttgtttatgtgtgtgtgtgtgtgtgtcgtgcgCATCAGAGAAAACGAAGTGAGGAAGGCGcatggaggtggaggtggacATGAATGTGTGAGAACGAGGATGGGAAGGCCAGCACGAGGCATGGGGGAGAGCCTGTAGTGGTGATCGATGCCcgcccacagcagcacatcCGTCAACAGTGAGATGAAGGGTGCCCATGCGCGCGGACATGGGCACTCTCCCCTCAATATCTTCATGCCTCTCATCCgctggggtgggggggggaagcGTTATTTGCGGTTGGACGTACATCTCGAGCCAGACGCTATGCGTCCCTCTTCCCGTGCGGGAGCATGAGGCAGACGGTGCATACATACATTACACACATGTATAAGGGCAAAGGGCGAGGAGTCCATCGAGGTCGATGTTACAACAtggcgaaaagaaaaacggcgCTCCCCACAACTGCGTGGACATGGAAACGAGGGAAGCGGCACAGGCGGTAAAGTAGCCGAGGCTAAAAAGCGACATCATGGCGAAGAAGTGCACAAAAACAAAGTATAAGCACCGGCGACGTGGCTGCCCCCAAAGCAGCCACAGACGCCCCAGAGACATCGAtgccgcacacgcatccgcagaagacgcgtgcgcgcataTCACGAGGCGATGTGAAAGGAGAACAACAGAGAAACGGAAACCAAACTGTACATGCCCACATGTGCAAGGCGCCGGCACTATGCGCGTTGGCGGCGTGAACatcaagagagagagagggaggtggagcagACGGTGCAagggagaaaaaagagaggggaaggaggaggaggaggctgagCCTACGATCTAAAGGCCGCGCTCGCGCTAAAGCGTCATGACGCGATCGATATAGCCGCGGCACAGAGGGCATCGGTTGTCGCTGAGGCGCAGGTGTGCAGCACACTCGTTGCATAGACACATGTGACGGCAGGGCAGGATGGTGGTGTCCTTCTGGTTCGTCAGGCAAATCACGCAGAGCCCCTCTTCACTCTCCTCATCCGCGCCGGGGTCGCGCACGGCGTCCTCGCGGCCGTCGTCGAAGACGTCCTCTAAATCGTAAACCTCGTTCCCTacctggagcagctgcttcgccacCTTGCAGGTGAAGCGATGGACCGCTCGAGCTTCGCTGCCACCGAGCGAAGACGCTGGCTGTGGGGAGGCCTCCTCCGGTGCCTCCAGAAAGGTGTACTGCACaatctctctcttgctgggctgcagcggctgtgaccgtggcggcgtcgcctcgTGCGCGGCTTTGTCTGCAGGGGCACATTGTTGCGTCTTATTGATTGGGTCCTCCGTCGCCCCAACAAGCACCTCGATGGCGAGCGGGGCGTAGGATACTCGCTGCACCGTTGAGGTTGCGAGCGTGCTGGCAGTTTCCTCGTACTTGAGaggctggagcagctgcggcagtaCTAGGGGGTTGGTGACGACTGTTGTGAGACCGTCCGTCTCGGTGGTATCCAGGATGCAAACCGAccccgccgccacaccaCCGCTGGTCTTCAGCCGTACACCATCGCGGGCGCGGTACTCCACCGACGCACCAGcgtacacgcgcacccgctccggcggctgcgtcgccgcgaTCTGGAACGTGAGCGCAAGCCCCTTGGAGGCACCAACAGCTTGTGGTGACGCCAATGGCGCGCTAATCAGCTCAATTTTCTGCCGACGTGGCACCGCACACGTGAGGTCCAGCATCGTTGCGCGCTCAACAAGGTTCTCATCGTCGTCATACTCCACTTCCACGTCATATATGAGTGGCCCTCGCACACGGTCACGCGCAAACTGGATGGACGGCTTGCCGAAGACGAGGTAGAAGTTGTGTGgggcgaggcgcagctcGATGTCGGTGATGCCGGTTGCCGTCGGCTGCTCGTGACTTGTGCGATTCCCCATTAGTGACAACaacgcaccgccgctgtgACCCCGGACGTCTCTGGAATGCCCGTGTGCGCCCGTACTTGGGGGCGAGGGGCaggtgaggaggaggccacGAGCGAGGGAGTGCGGAATCCGCGAGGCACACTAAAGCACACAAGAACCGAAGCGaaggaagaaggagagagcgaaagacACCGAGATGTATACATAGATGTATATGAAGCACAACGTAGAGAAGTGCATGTGCGGTGTGCCTaacggagagagcgaggggaggggacgcgcggcgcggcgcacttGAGATGGAGCCGAGCCTGGGTGGagagtgcgcgtgcgtgaagcgATACGGCTAACGACTGTACATGAAGAGGTGAAGGTGCGAAcctgtgcgggtgtgcgcaggcacgccgcagcagcagcggcagacgcgcagaGCACGATGACAGTAGAGGGAGAAGAACGAAAAGAAATCGCCGACTCTGAACCGCGCAGTGCGTGgtagaggggggagggcaaagggggacgaggcagcgggggggggggatgagGGGTGagggatgagggaggggcggaggggcggAGGAAGGTGGGCATGAGCAGCGACTCGTGTGGCATAGTGCTTTGACCTCAGCATCTCGACGCATCCTCCCGCTAAGGGCCGATGCCACGCGGGAGCAGAGGCTGGCGCCCTTCGCCGTTTTcatctcgctcgctctccctctcttggTTCCTTGTTCCTTGTTTACATCCATAACAGCGTACGACTCCGGCACACCGGCCAGCATATCGCTCTATGTTGGAACGCGCGCACCGGGTATTTACatgggtggcagcggcgtcgcaccGGCGAGCGCAAGTCGTCACTagcgaggaaaagaagaggtgGAAGATGATGATGAAGCGCAAAACCACTAAAAGgggagatagagagagcTGCCCTCGGCACATCAGCAAACCACCTACACGTACTCACctccacccacgcacacccgcacacacacacacacacacacgagcgcgcTGGTCTCCGCGTGTGGGCTCACTTGCCCACCTTGAGGAGGGCCCGGCGATACTGCTCCGGCAcgtccagctcctccagctcgcCTAACTTGCGGTCACGGATTGCCTCCAGGGCTGCCTGCCGCTCACGTGCCGCCTTTCGGAGCTGGTTGCCCTCTTCAATCTCCTCCTGCCGttgacgacggcgacgctccTCGACGTCCATCATCTGCTTCAGCAACGCTAGCGAATTCTCCTCCTGCAGGCGGCGAGTGCGGGCCTGGCGCTCGAGCTCCTGTTCGCGACTGATCTTCTGCACTGCCAGCATGCGGTCCAGTTCCTCCTGCTCTTGCACCTTCTCTAAAGCCTTTTGGCGGttgcgctcctccacctgGGCGAGGCGGGCCTGCTGAAGGTCGGCATGCATGGCGCTCTCCCGCTCCgctgcctccttctcctttcgaCGCTCCTCACGTATGTAGGCCTCCTGAACGCGGCGGacccgcagctcctccagctcagCCTGCTTGtcctgcacgcgctgctggtTCGCACGTAGCCGCGCGATCTCCATATCCTTTTCGCGCCGAAGACGGGCTTGCTCCTCAGCGTAGGCCTCATCGCGTGCTTCCTTCTGCTTAATGTACTCCGCCATCTTCCGGTCTTCCTCGAGCTCCATCTCTCTTTCGCGCTGCTTCAGGGCGATCTGCTCAGCATTCGCGATGGCGGCTTCCTCCATCAGCCGCCGGGCCGCATCGATACGGCGCAGCTtttccgccttctcctccacctgcagGCGCTCTATGTGGCGACTCATAGCATCCTGCTCCTGTTGATGTCGCTCCAGCCGGCGCACCCGCTCTACATACCGCtcatgcagctgcgccttgaTCATGGCAgcgttgcgccgctgctcctccatgcgctgccgctcgcgctcGAGGTACACCTGCTGTgccgtctccgcctcctgcgccatGAGGGCGTCCATCTGGCGGTTGTacaccgtctcctcctcgatgcGCTTTTGCTTCTCCAGTCGCTGCGCCTCGCGAGTGGCGACACACTTGGCCTCCATGATGATACGATTCATGGCCTTAACCTCATCGCACTCCTCGTCCAACATCAGCCGCGCCTTCTCCAGGTTCACctgacggagctgcgcctgctcgaTCTCCTCTGCCGTCCGCGGGGCCACGCCGTTTCGGGCGCGTTCCGCGTCAAACTCCTGCATGCGGCGACGGTGTTCCTCGGCGGcttccgtgtgcgtgcgtggggcCACCGCGGTCGCGGCCGTGCCGCTCAGACTGCCAGGGAAGCGACCATCGATCATGCCGCGGATTATATCCAGTTCAGTCTTGGTGATGATGGCGGAGTCACggggtgcgccgcgtgcgttTAGTTCCTTGCGCAACGCCCCGTCGGACTGacctcggcggcgaggcgggaAGACGTCACAGGTCTTGTTGATAAAGAAGGAcatctctcactctctctacACGCCTATGTCTGCGTGCTTGTCCCTGAGCAGATCACTCGATGGCGAGTGAGAAAGAGTgactgcgtgcgtgtgttgtgcgttcagagggagaagagcgtGTAGAAGAgtgcgagggaggggagatCACGCGAAGAACGAAGAgacgcaagcacacaaacTGAACAAGCCTTTCTATTGAGGAAAGTATACTTCCTTCTCTGCATGTGCAGGCGGCACACACAGCCGCATCCGACAGCCGCCAGCACACCGAGCACGCATAGCAAAGACAAACGAGGTAAGAAGATcggaggaggatggggaGGAGTAGCGGTGCCACTGCACACGAAGCACACGCGGCAGTGTCCGTACCAAACGCACGCAAGCAGGGAgggtggagaagaggagggcgggggtgggAAAGCAGAgccacgccccccccctcaggGCTGGCCAGACACCGAATGATACGCTCGTTGCCACGTAAAGCAGGTGACGAAAGGCGTAAACGCTACAGGTTTACTGTACCTTGATCTCATCCTGCACGTCCTGGAACACAccaagagcgagaggggcgcaAACAAACGCATCCTGTACAGAGTTGCCAGCGTAGTCACtggcgcctgtgtgtgtgtgtgtgtgcacccgTCACTAACCGCGGCATCGCAAggatgggggtggggtgggagcGTTGGCGGGACGACTCATTAGGTGCATCATCTCATGGTTGTTTCGCCTTTCGTGCACCACACTTGCATACACcaaagggaggggaggagagggggagaggcagcaACACAGCCGAGGAAAGGAAACGGCAACAGCAAAGACAGAAACACCACACGAAGGACAGCCAAAAGAGTCAGCaaaagagggaaggcgcgtgtgcacgcacaAACAGCTACGcatcgcccccccccccctcacacacacgcacagaaaagGCAGAGACAcagcgatgatgatgagagGGTAAACATCCACAACGAAGCCCGAAAgagcgcacgtacacgcacaacGAGAcgggagagaaagaaaagcacagacacataaacccccacacacaccgNNNNNNNNNNNNNNNNNNNNNNNNNNNNNNNNNNNNNNNNNNNNNNNNNNNNNNNNNNNNNNNNNNNNNNNNNNNNNNNNNNNNNNNNNNNNNNNNNNNNNtgtgtgtgtgtgtgtgtatacagggggggggccggtgtgtgtgggggttTATGTGTCTGTGCCAGGTGATGCTGGTAGGGTACatgcacaagcacacaagaAGGAAGGGTAGAGGACAAGCGCATGGatctcagcagcagcagaaaaaacaacaacaaaaagatgCAAGCATAACGACGGCACAGCAATAACAATGGGGATCAGAGAGAGtgcatgtatgcatgtgtgtacgcatgtgtgtgtgtgcgcgcgcgctgatGTATGCGTGGGAGACATCCaaaacacagacacacatacacgtgcatctctctctctctctcgatatatacacatatatatgtgcgtaCACACCTGCATGTGCCCATTAGCGGAGAGGCGCTGTCTTTCTTTCGCTCTTTGCATTCGTTCCCGTctcttgctgctgtttcTTCTTCGCAAGCCCGCTTGCCTCCATCATCACCCGTGTTAGATTCACGCGCGTCAGTCACTGGGAGTagccgtgcgtgtgcgtgcgcgcaaggGTGATGGCGTACACGTACGCTCAAGAAGCAGAGCACACAAACAGAGCACAAGCGCGCGCAGTTCTTGCTgaaggaggaagggcgagAAGCGCtgcgacacacacatacacatacacagagacacacagacacgcccAACGGCTACGGCCGTGGCGTGGTTAGTGAAGTAGGCCTGAATGGAGAGGGGGTGCCACGTGGTAAGGCAATACATCtaaggaaggaaggaggggtgcGGTGGGGAGTGGGGCGAGCCCAAAAAGGGGCGAGTGTGGGAGAAACGAACTGAGACGCACAACCCCACCctacacacccacacacacgcagagaccAGAAGCGAAAGAACAGCGCAAAGAAGGCTGCGCGAGATACGCCTCAGTTGCAGGCAAGATGATGTGAAGCGCCGACATATGCCGAGAACGGCCACATGAAGATTCCCGCTACGtctcctctccccaccgTGCCCCCTTCCTTGGCTAATCCACACCGAGtgagagggaaaagaaaagcaagaaaagagagggagagttATCAAgcaggcaggcagacgcAAGCGGtaccaacaacaaaaaaaaaagggagagaagacgggggggggggccaaAGAAACACCGCATGGGAGGGAGAAGCGAGAGCAGAGAGGCGGCGACACCAGCGCCGCTTACACATCCACGCCAACCACGCTCTCTTTTCCGCAACACCAGTTCCTCAGACATCGCCCTAGAAGGGTTCCCACTTGACAGGCAGCCGTGCCTGTGAACGTTtctccgtgtgcgcgtgttttcGGTTCTAACTGTGTCTGCCATTCAAGGTAGTGTTATACTGCCATTGTGGGTGCTCACGACTAGCAGCACTTGCTCTCCTTGCGGTTGCTCCGCTGGCGATCGAAGTTAACGCTCTGAGAGCGGCCAGCTGCGTTGTCTCCAGCCGTCGGTGTCTTGCCGTTGCGCTCCTTCATGTCCTCGAAGATGAACTTGGTGATCTGCTGGAAAGCCGTCTGCACattctccttctccttggCGCTCGTCTCGATGAAGGCCATGTTGTGTTGCTGAGCCCAGGctaccgcctcctcgcgcgtcACCTGGCGGCTGGAGCGCGCCTCATCGCTTTTGCACCCCACCAGCAGACACGGGATACCGGGGAGAGCCTGCTGCTTCACGCGTTCCATCCACTGCTCTAGGTGTATAAAGGACGGGCGGTGGGTGAGGTCgaagcagagcagcaccCCATTGGCGCCGCGGTAGAACGCCGTGGCGACGGACTGGAAGCGCTCCTGGCCGGCCGTGTCCCAAATCTGAAGGCGGACGCGCTTGTCCATGTAGTTCATCTGGTGCATGCGAAAGTCGATGGCGATGGTGGAGGCGTAGTCCTTGTAGAAGACATCTTCGGAGAGACGCACCGTCAAGGATGACTTGCCTACGCCACTGTCACCAATGACAATGATCTTGAAGATGTAGTCGCAGTCACCGCCGGGCGTGTTGGGGTTGGCCATGATCACGGTGGGGAAGAC includes:
- a CDS encoding rab1 small GTP-binding protein, putative, producing the protein MANPNTPGGDCDYIFKIIVIGDSGVGKSSLTVRLSEDVFYKDYASTIAIDFRMHQMNYMDKRVRLQIWDTAGQERFQSVATAFYRGANGVLLCFDLTHRPSFIHLEQWMERVKQQALPGIPCLLVGCKSDEARSSRQVTREEAVAWAQQHNMAFIETSAKEKENVQTAFQQITKFIFEDMKERNGKTPTAGDNAAGRSQSVNFDRQRSNRKESKCC